TTCCATCGCAGTGCACATGCTGAGGGTCTTCTTCACCGGCGCCTTCCGCAAGCCCCGCGAAATGAACTGGGTAGTGGGCGGCGTCCTGCTCATCCTGGCCATGGCCGCCGGGTTCACCGGCTATTCGCTGCCTGATGACCTGCTTTCCGGAAACGGCCTGCGCATCATCGACGGTGTGATCAAGTCCATCCCTGTCATCGGTACCTACATCTCCTTCTTCCTCTTTGGTGGAGAATTCCCGGGCACCGCAATCATTGGGCGCCTGTACATGCTGCACATCCTGCTGGTGCCGGCACTCATCCTGCTGATGATCGTCCTTCACCTCTTCATGGTGGTCATTCACAAGCACACCCAGTACCCGGGCCCCGGCCGCAACGACAACAACGTTGTCGGCTACCCGTTGGGTCCTGTCTACGCAGCCAAGGCCGGTGGATTCTTCTTTATCGTCTTCGGTGTCCTGGCCCTCATGGCAGGCTTCTTCACGATCAACCCGATCTGGAACTACGGCCCGTATGACCCCTCCCCCGTGTCCGCCGGTACCCAACCCGACTGGTACATCGGGTTCGTCGACGGCGCCCTGCGTTTGATGCCGGGTGTGATTGGCGACTTCCACTTCGAGTACGTCATCTTCGGTTACACCCTCACGCTGAATGTCCTGCTCCCGGCGCTGGTCCCGGCAGGCATCCTGTTCACGGTCATGTTCATGTACCCGTGGATCGAGCGCTGGGTCACCAAGGACGAACGTGAGCACCACGTTTTGGACCGTCCCCGTAACGCTCCCACCCGTACGGCCATCGGTATGGCCGGCTTCGTCTGGTACTGCGTGATGTGGGCAGCTGCAGGGTCCGACCTCATCGCCACCCACTTCAGCGTCTCCCTGAACGACGTCACGTACTGGCTGCGGGCCCTGTTCTTTATTGGCCCGGTCATCGCCTTCATCGTCACCAAGCGCGTGGCCTTGGCCCTCCAGCGCAAGGACCGCGAGATCGCCCTGCATGGACGCGAGACGGGCCGCATTGTCCGCCTCCCGCACGGCGAGTTCATCGAGGTTCACGCGCCCCTGGACGAGTACAAGCGCTACAAGCTGGTGGGCTTCGAATCGCCAGAGGTTCTCCCCGCCGTACCGAATGAACACGGCGTCGTAACCC
The Arthrobacter sp. PGP41 genome window above contains:
- the qcrB gene encoding cytochrome bc1 complex cytochrome b subunit, with protein sequence MSAASPAEPAFVAKTKTGRITDFVDARVGGSGILREFGRKVFPDHWSFMFGEVALYSFVILLLSGTFLTFFFDPSMAETHYDGSYVPLKGVEMSVAYSSSLDISFDIRGGLFMRQVHHWAALLFVASIAVHMLRVFFTGAFRKPREMNWVVGGVLLILAMAAGFTGYSLPDDLLSGNGLRIIDGVIKSIPVIGTYISFFLFGGEFPGTAIIGRLYMLHILLVPALILLMIVLHLFMVVIHKHTQYPGPGRNDNNVVGYPLGPVYAAKAGGFFFIVFGVLALMAGFFTINPIWNYGPYDPSPVSAGTQPDWYIGFVDGALRLMPGVIGDFHFEYVIFGYTLTLNVLLPALVPAGILFTVMFMYPWIERWVTKDEREHHVLDRPRNAPTRTAIGMAGFVWYCVMWAAAGSDLIATHFSVSLNDVTYWLRALFFIGPVIAFIVTKRVALALQRKDREIALHGRETGRIVRLPHGEFIEVHAPLDEYKRYKLVGFESPEVLPAVPNEHGVVTRKEKRRAFLSKWFFEDRVAPATPAELEAAHGHGHAAVEAPEEAKSLSH